The proteins below come from a single Eremothecium sinecaudum strain ATCC 58844 chromosome II, complete sequence genomic window:
- the MMS4 gene encoding Mms4p (Syntenic homolog of Ashbya gossypii ADL318C; Syntenic homolog of Saccharomyces cerevisiae YBR100W and YBR098W (MMS4); YBR100W and YBR098W represent one ORF in Ashbya gossypii) — protein MVPDEVIEIESSINDRLVQITREDGVIEIVSDMDEMVDPSNRVRYPSSPSIRCNQIVELNSEVTHDCMSIELDANFQQDTSLNDSELEVLRGRHSTKRINMDNEDNKIDSLGSFPSEPNIQDTLQKTVEVDTAKKAPVKQKDNDVLRDILSDIEDRLSSHDTIDSSSLRSPEQLPALTARWTQVSNRSVTAIDTGNSGTACTGNNTIRRKLANKNSAVSILPVQSPPKRNLVSTIIPTSTDVNRERISIRPAPRQREIAKDTIEHRKGGKLPMLRPNRRNWHEMMVSSNLPSSADDNHSKRHKPVEIGSKRRGSITDNTTEESVRAIPDEDNIYGFEKIDTDSSFDVNVLTSPPHPKQKPPKLPEAPPAGKEYIVHGKYYSNEESKSMVTKSHASNSLKKKFTEVNKTQRDKEVLLSEIIISINDAVNEQLIEGGSNVNDIFSPSTIFQNYEDIPIIRLKRKCSSIYDFNHNMFYPCDTVICEEPTCVLLFQALDFFHKYSTQKAELMEQIEKLVKSGKKAIIILNEYSRLEKSLSHLEDKDLRDKVAEQLSGSTSPKRRTAKQQELEKLGLTSKDLGNIVNEIVLHWQVEVFPLNSITEFITWFKNLVWVVSKIRYDPMMKNISWSHINLKIGKTPTEVLSKTLQQINSVTEIRANRVTNVYKSFQMLLEDLKKGYLVAGNDDNPLMSRVTEKVVNRLFLSNNPDEKVYF, from the coding sequence ATGGTGCCAGACGAAGTAATTGAGATTGAATCCTCCATTAATGATAGACTAGTGCAAATAACCAGAGAAGATGGCGTAATTGAAATTGTGTCAGATATGGATGAAATGGTTGATCCATCAAACAGGGTTAGGTATCCATCATCACCATCCATTAGATGTAATCAAATTGTTGAACTGAATAGTGAGGTTACACATGATTGTATGTCAATTGAGCTTGATGCAAACTTCCAGCAGGACACATCTCTTAATGATAGCGAATTAGAAGTACTAAGGGGTAGACATTCTACGAAGCGGATAAATATGGATAATGAGGACAATAAAATAGATTCATTGGGAAGTTTTCCATCTGAGCCGAATATTCAGGATACTTTGCAGAAAACTGTAGAGGTTGACACAGCTAAAAAGGCTCCTGTCAAACAGAAAGATAATGATGTCCTAAGGGATATACTAAGTGATATAGAAGATAGGCTTTCAAGTCATGATACGATAGATAGCAGCAGTTTACGAAGTCCAGAGCAATTGCCTGCACTTACTGCTAGATGGACACAAGTGTCAAATCGTAGTGTTACTGCTATAGATACAGGGAATTCCGGTACAGCATGCACAGGGAATAATACTATACGGCGTAAGTTGGCTAATAAGAATAGTGCTGTATCGATTCTACCAGTACAATCTCCACCGAAGCGAAATCTAGTTTCTACTATTATACCGACTAGCACTGACGTTAATAGGGAACGAATAAGTATCAGACCAGCCCCTAGACAAAGGGAGATAGCCAAAGATACAATAGAACATCGAAAAGGTGGGAAACTGCCAATGTTGCGTCCTAATCGGCGCAATTGGCATGAAATGATGGTCAGCTCTAACCTACCGAGCTCCGCAGATGATAATCATAGTAAAAGACACAAACCAGTGGAAATTGGATCAAAAAGAAGGGGTTCTATAACGGATAATACGACTGAGGAATCTGTGAGAGCCATTCCCGACGAAGATAATATATATGGCTTTGAAAAGATTGACACCGATTCTTCATTTGACGTCAATGTTTTAACGTCACCACCGCATCCTAAGCAAAAACCGCCTAAACTGCCAGAAGCGCCTCCTGCAGGAAAAGAGTATATCGTACATGGCAAATATTATAGTAAtgaagaatcaaaaagtATGGTAACCAAGAGTCATGCCAGCAACTCtttgaaaaagaagtttaCTGAAGTCAATAAAACACAAAGAGACAAAGAAGTACTACTATCGGAAATTATAATTAGTATCAATGATGCCGTAAACGAGCAGCTGATTGAGGGTGGTTCTAATGTTAATGATATCTTCTCTCCTTCCACCATATTCCAGAATTACGAGGATATTCCTATTATCAGGCTTAAAAGAAAATGCAGTTCCATCTATGACTTTAATCACAATATGTTCTATCCTTGCGATACGGTCATTTGTGAGGAACCAACATGTGTTCTTTTATTCCAGGCCTTAGATTTCTTTCATAAATACAGCACTCAAAAGGCTGAACTGATGGAGCAAATTGAAAAGCTAGTGAAGTCAGGCAAGAAGGCCATCATTATCTTAAACGAGTACTCTCGCCTTGAAAAATCATTATCGCATCTTGAGGATAAGGATCTAAGAGATAAGGTTGCAGAGCAATTATCTGGTTCTACTAGCCCCAAGCGCCGTACTGCTAAGCAGCAAGAATTGGAAAAATTGGGATTAACATCTAAAGACTTGGGGAACATAGTCAATGAAATAGTTTTACATTGGCAGGTCGAGGTATTCCCGCTAAATAGCATAACAGAATTTATCACATGGTTTAAGAACTTGGTTTGGGTTGTGTCTAAAATCAGGTATGATCCAATGATGAAGAATATAAGTTGGTCACATATTAACTTAAAAATTGGTAAGACACCAACAGAAGTCCTATCGAAAACGTTGCAACAAATAAACTCTGTAACAGAGATAAGGGCTAATAGAGTTACAAACGTTTACAAAAGCTTTCAGATGTTACTTGAAGATCTGAAGAAAGGTTACCTTGTTGCGGGAAATGATGATAACCCTTTAATGTCCCGTGTAACTGAGAAGGTAGTAAATAGACTATTCTTATCCAATAACCCTGATGAAAAAGTATATTTTTGA